A single Xenopus laevis strain J_2021 chromosome 3S, Xenopus_laevis_v10.1, whole genome shotgun sequence DNA region contains:
- the btg1.S gene encoding B-cell translocation gene 1, anti-proliferative S homeolog (The RefSeq protein has 1 substitution compared to this genomic sequence) encodes MHTHYPWANMKPEIMAAVSFITKFLRTKGLMNDLDLQTFNQSLQEMLADHYKHHWFPEKPSRGSAYRCIRINHKMDPLVGQAADRIGLSSQAMFKLLPSELTLWVDPYEVSYRIGEDGSICVLYESVPGVGVGPNSVGSLVESRISCKDELLLGRTSPSKTYNMMTVSG; translated from the exons ATGCATACGCACAATCCCTGGGCCAACATGAAGCCAGAGATCATGGCGGCGGTGAGTTTCATCACGAAGTTCCTCCGAACCAAAGGCCTCATGAACGACCTCGACCTGCAGACGTTCAACCAGTCCCTGCAGGAGATGCTGGCCG ATCACTATAAGCATCATTGGTTTCCAGAAAAGCCATCTAGGGGTTCGGCCTATCGTTGTATTCGGATTAACCACAAGATGGACCCTTTAGTTGGACAGGCAGCAGACCGTATTGGACTCAGCAGCCAGGCAATGTTTAAACTTCTGCCAAGTGAACTTACTTTGTGGGTTGACCCATATGAAGTATCGTACCGCATAGGAGAAGATGGTTCTATATGTGTATTGTATGAATCTGTTCCAGGAGTTGGTGTCGGTCCAAACAGCGTTGGCTCTCTAGTTGAGAGTAGGATCAGCTGTAAAGATGAACTCCTCTTGGGCCGAACAAGCCCATCCAAAACATACAACATGATGACTGTATCTGGTTAA